A genomic stretch from Mycobacterium malmoense includes:
- a CDS encoding SDR family NAD(P)-dependent oxidoreductase, with protein MGTLSNKVAIVSGSGRGIGREIAIKLASEGALVVVNDLDAGPAAETVAAIEALGGKAVPCIGSVTDAGFGERFVQTAVDTFGGLDIIVNNAGYTWDSVIQKMTDEQWDAILDVHLKAPFHILRAAQPVIGGFVKRAKESGDPVPCRKVVNISSLAGVGGNVGQANYASAKAGILGLTKALAKEWGRYNVTVNAVAFGFIKTRLTETSAGGGTITVQGKEIQVGVNPGLLAAMEQLIPLGRAGTPAEAAGAVYLLCTPESDYVSAQTLVCGGGVNI; from the coding sequence ATGGGAACTCTGAGCAATAAGGTCGCGATCGTTTCGGGTTCGGGCCGCGGCATCGGGCGCGAGATTGCCATCAAGCTGGCCTCCGAAGGGGCCCTCGTCGTGGTGAACGACCTCGACGCCGGCCCCGCCGCCGAGACCGTGGCCGCCATCGAGGCCCTCGGCGGCAAGGCCGTCCCCTGCATCGGCAGCGTCACCGATGCCGGCTTCGGGGAGCGGTTCGTGCAGACCGCCGTCGACACGTTCGGCGGCCTGGACATCATCGTCAACAACGCCGGCTACACCTGGGATTCGGTGATCCAGAAGATGACCGACGAGCAATGGGACGCGATTCTGGACGTGCACCTCAAGGCGCCCTTTCACATCTTGCGCGCCGCCCAGCCGGTCATCGGCGGATTCGTCAAGCGCGCCAAGGAATCTGGAGATCCGGTGCCCTGCCGCAAGGTGGTCAATATCTCATCCCTGGCCGGTGTGGGCGGCAACGTCGGGCAGGCCAACTACGCTTCGGCCAAGGCCGGCATCCTCGGCCTCACCAAGGCTCTGGCCAAGGAGTGGGGCCGCTATAACGTCACTGTCAACGCGGTGGCATTCGGGTTCATCAAGACCCGGCTCACCGAGACGTCGGCGGGTGGCGGCACGATCACCGTGCAGGGCAAGGAGATTCAGGTCGGCGTCAATCCCGGTCTGCTCGCCGCGATGGAACAGCTCATCCCGCTGGGGCGGGCCGGCACCCCCGCCGAGGCCGCGGGCGCGGTCTACCTGCTGTGCACGCCCGAATCCGACTACGTCAGCGCGCAGACCCTGGTCTGCGGCGGCGGAGTGAACATCTAG
- a CDS encoding acyl-CoA dehydrogenase family protein — MSAVHRSPWVDDEIADLTRMAIKFFETEAVPNRERWERQKRVDREFWLAAGRLGLLCASIPEEYGGGGGTLAHDFAIFEAQARCGDSGFGNQVHSGLVAHYLLAYGTEEQKRRWLPTMASGEHVGAIAMSEPGGGSDLKALRATAIRDGDHYRLNGSKTFISNGASADLIVLVVKTDPAAGAKGVSLLVLETANAAGFRVGRVLDKLGMKAQDTAELYFDDVRVPADNLLGEEGAGYGYAMKQLAHERLIVAIMGVAMLESAVAETIAYTKQRSVFGAPLFSMQNTRFELADCATIAKVARTFVDDCIVKHLRGELDAVTASMAKAWVTDMQCRVIDRCLQLFGGYGYMLEYPITRMYADSRAQKIYAGTNEVMRELVARSL; from the coding sequence ATGAGCGCGGTGCACCGTTCGCCCTGGGTCGATGACGAGATCGCCGACCTCACACGGATGGCGATCAAGTTCTTCGAAACCGAAGCCGTCCCGAACCGGGAACGCTGGGAGCGACAGAAGCGCGTCGACCGTGAATTCTGGCTCGCCGCGGGCCGGTTGGGGCTGCTGTGCGCATCGATTCCCGAAGAGTACGGCGGCGGTGGCGGAACGCTCGCCCACGACTTCGCCATCTTCGAGGCGCAGGCCCGCTGCGGCGATAGCGGATTCGGCAACCAAGTCCACAGCGGCCTGGTGGCCCACTACCTTCTTGCCTACGGAACGGAGGAACAAAAACGGCGGTGGCTGCCGACGATGGCCAGCGGCGAACACGTCGGCGCGATCGCCATGTCGGAGCCCGGGGGCGGCTCCGACCTCAAAGCCCTCCGCGCCACCGCGATCCGGGACGGCGACCACTACCGTTTGAACGGATCCAAGACGTTCATCTCCAACGGCGCCAGCGCCGACCTGATCGTGCTGGTGGTCAAGACCGACCCGGCGGCCGGCGCCAAGGGCGTTTCCCTGCTCGTCCTGGAAACCGCCAATGCCGCGGGATTTCGCGTCGGGCGGGTGCTGGACAAGCTGGGAATGAAGGCCCAGGACACGGCCGAACTGTACTTCGACGACGTGCGCGTCCCCGCCGACAACCTCCTGGGCGAGGAGGGCGCCGGCTACGGTTATGCGATGAAGCAACTCGCCCACGAGCGCCTGATCGTGGCCATCATGGGCGTGGCCATGTTGGAAAGCGCTGTCGCGGAAACCATTGCCTACACCAAACAGCGTTCCGTCTTCGGGGCGCCACTTTTTTCGATGCAAAACACCCGCTTCGAACTCGCCGACTGCGCGACCATCGCGAAAGTGGCGCGAACCTTCGTCGACGACTGCATCGTCAAACACCTGCGCGGCGAGCTCGACGCCGTGACCGCGTCGATGGCCAAGGCGTGGGTGACAGACATGCAGTGCCGGGTCATCGACCGTTGCTTGCAGCTGTTCGGGGGATACGGGTACATGCTGGAATACCCGATCACGCGGATGTACGCCGACTCGCGCGCCCAGAAGATCTATGCCGGCACCAACGAGGTCATGAGGGAACTGGTCGCGCGCTCGCTGTGA
- a CDS encoding long-chain-fatty-acid--CoA ligase: MYVTQSLHRMLQQRPDMPLTVFADRQRTVRQSADRIARLAGALQALGVHRDDRVAFLGLNSDRYHEYLYAVPWAGAALNPVNIRWSPIEIAYSLRDSETTALLVDDAFVAAVPQLRAAGAELSTVIYCGEGPCPNGMVDYESLVADSRPIPDARRGGDALFGIFYTGGTTGQPKGVMLSHTNVMTSALGSLATGRFLTDQGRILHAAPLFHLAAIGMWIAGTVAGSTHVMVPSFTPGGVAKAISDHRVTDLLLVPTMIQMLIDHPDTAGHDLSSLRHLAYGASPIPEALVERAAKAFPTAGLAQAYGMTELAPAATFLPASDHDKPALQRSAGRALPHVEVRVVDEDDNEVPTGEIGEVVVRGDNVMLGYWNRPDDTAAAVRDGWMHTGDLARMDEHGYLFIIDRLKDMIITGGENVYSAEVENALARHPAVAAAAVIGVPDDRWGERVHAVIVLRPDRAAAQEGQEGIVESIGEHCRALIAGYKVPRSMEFVTELPISGAGKVLKRELRERYRNPAGTR; encoded by the coding sequence ATGTATGTAACACAGTCACTGCACCGGATGCTGCAGCAACGTCCGGACATGCCGCTGACGGTGTTCGCGGACCGCCAGCGCACGGTGCGCCAGTCCGCCGATCGCATCGCGCGGCTGGCCGGGGCGCTGCAGGCGCTCGGCGTCCACCGCGACGACCGGGTGGCGTTCCTGGGCCTGAACTCCGACCGCTACCACGAATACCTCTACGCGGTGCCATGGGCCGGCGCGGCGCTGAACCCGGTCAACATTCGCTGGAGCCCGATCGAAATCGCCTACTCCCTAAGGGATTCCGAAACCACGGCACTGCTCGTCGACGACGCATTCGTCGCGGCCGTCCCGCAGCTGCGCGCCGCGGGTGCCGAGCTGTCGACCGTCATCTACTGCGGTGAGGGCCCGTGCCCGAATGGCATGGTCGACTACGAATCGCTCGTCGCGGACTCGCGGCCGATCCCGGACGCGCGACGCGGCGGCGACGCGCTGTTCGGCATCTTCTACACCGGCGGCACGACCGGGCAGCCCAAGGGGGTGATGCTCAGTCACACCAACGTGATGACCTCGGCGCTGGGCAGCCTGGCCACCGGCCGGTTCCTCACCGACCAAGGCCGAATCCTGCACGCGGCGCCGCTGTTTCACCTGGCGGCGATCGGCATGTGGATCGCCGGCACCGTTGCCGGGTCAACCCACGTGATGGTGCCGTCGTTCACCCCCGGCGGCGTCGCCAAAGCGATCAGCGACCATCGCGTCACCGATCTGCTGCTGGTACCGACGATGATCCAGATGCTGATCGACCACCCGGACACCGCCGGGCATGACCTTAGCTCGCTGCGCCACCTCGCCTACGGTGCCTCACCGATCCCCGAAGCGTTGGTCGAGCGCGCCGCAAAGGCTTTTCCCACAGCGGGTTTGGCGCAGGCCTACGGGATGACCGAACTGGCGCCGGCGGCCACCTTTTTGCCGGCGTCCGACCATGACAAGCCGGCGCTGCAGCGATCCGCGGGTCGGGCGCTGCCGCACGTCGAAGTGCGGGTCGTGGACGAGGACGACAACGAGGTGCCGACCGGCGAGATCGGGGAAGTGGTCGTGCGCGGCGACAACGTCATGCTCGGCTATTGGAACCGGCCCGACGACACGGCCGCGGCGGTCCGCGACGGCTGGATGCACACCGGTGACCTGGCGCGCATGGACGAGCACGGCTACCTGTTCATCATCGACCGGCTCAAGGACATGATCATCACCGGCGGCGAGAACGTCTATTCGGCCGAGGTCGAGAATGCCCTCGCCCGCCATCCCGCGGTCGCCGCCGCGGCGGTCATCGGTGTGCCCGACGATCGATGGGGTGAGCGGGTCCACGCCGTGATCGTGTTGCGCCCCGATCGCGCGGCGGCCCAAGAAGGGCAAGAAGGGATAGTGGAATCGATAGGTGAGCACTGCCGGGCGCTCATCGCCGGATACAAGGTGCCGCGCAGCATGGAATTCGTCACCGAGCTGCCTATTTCCGGGGCTGGTAAGGTGCTCAAACGTGAGCTGCGGGAACGCTATCGGAACCCTGCCGGCACTCGATAG
- a CDS encoding TetR/AcrR family transcriptional regulator, which yields MSSPPARGTRPRNRRQLIIDAAADLFCDNGFGNVSMSDVAEAVAVGPSALYRHFRGKQALLATVIDDALGALDQALKGADASADLAAVLARIVLDRRAVGVLWRREGRHLTTEDRKRLRRVALRIGDRLAQHIRYRRPDLEPVQADLLAWCALGVANSVSFHRLSMPEPGFSALLTGLIGVPLNAAAELRGAGAGSGESRGALASRSRREAILSAGAALFAQKGFSGVSVDDIGAAVGIAGPSVYNHFASKTDILASAMFRGNERLWMDFDRAVADARDAAEALRRVVLSYQTFAFRNPDIVEILITEAAHLPVSDSQSARRAQRAYIDEWVHLARQLHPGWTITEARIRVQAAQIMINDVVVIPRLRKLAGVEAALADIAVDLLAGPSGR from the coding sequence TTGTCGAGTCCGCCCGCCAGGGGAACGCGACCGCGCAACCGGCGTCAGTTGATCATCGACGCGGCGGCCGACCTATTCTGCGACAACGGCTTCGGCAACGTCTCGATGAGCGATGTAGCCGAGGCGGTGGCCGTCGGCCCCTCGGCGTTGTACCGGCACTTCCGGGGAAAACAGGCGCTACTGGCGACGGTGATCGACGACGCGCTCGGCGCCCTGGACCAAGCGTTGAAAGGAGCCGACGCCTCCGCCGACCTGGCCGCGGTTCTGGCCCGCATTGTGCTGGATCGCCGCGCCGTCGGTGTGCTGTGGCGGCGAGAAGGCCGTCATCTGACAACGGAGGACCGTAAACGACTGCGCCGGGTGGCCCTGCGGATCGGCGATCGGCTCGCCCAACATATTCGATATCGGCGCCCCGACCTGGAGCCGGTGCAAGCCGACCTGCTGGCATGGTGCGCGCTCGGTGTTGCCAATAGCGTGTCATTTCATCGTCTTTCGATGCCCGAGCCGGGATTTTCGGCCCTGTTGACCGGGCTGATCGGCGTGCCGCTCAACGCCGCCGCCGAGCTGCGGGGTGCGGGTGCGGGTTCGGGTGAGTCGCGCGGGGCACTGGCCTCCCGTTCACGAAGGGAAGCGATCTTGTCGGCCGGCGCCGCGCTGTTCGCCCAGAAGGGCTTCTCCGGGGTCAGCGTCGACGACATCGGCGCCGCCGTCGGCATCGCCGGACCCAGTGTCTATAACCACTTCGCCTCCAAGACGGACATCCTGGCGTCGGCGATGTTCCGTGGTAACGAACGGCTTTGGATGGACTTCGACCGCGCCGTCGCCGATGCTCGCGACGCGGCCGAAGCCCTGCGCCGGGTGGTGCTCAGCTACCAAACCTTCGCCTTTCGGAACCCCGACATCGTCGAAATCCTGATCACCGAGGCAGCGCATCTTCCGGTGTCCGACAGCCAGAGCGCCAGGAGAGCGCAACGGGCCTATATCGACGAATGGGTGCACCTCGCACGGCAACTGCACCCCGGCTGGACGATCACCGAAGCACGGATCAGGGTGCAGGCGGCTCAAATAATGATCAACGATGTTGTGGTGATCCCGCGGTTGCGCAAGCTGGCTGGGGTCGAAGCCGCATTGGCCGATATCGCGGTCGACCTGCTGGCCGGGCCATCGGGCCGGTGA
- a CDS encoding long-chain-fatty-acid--CoA ligase, with translation MPPADATTGTLAGFVERHARRRPDGIAIRYGDRQWSWADWASRIRRAAGALRAAGVKRGQCVAFLDKNHPACLEVLFAAASIGAVTTVVNWRLTGDELVHVLGDSGARVLFVGAELRPAAAGRVPGLERVVVVGDEYESLLAAASPAETDAQVDDSETALVIYSSGTTGRPKGVLLSQRALVNHAANLAPAFPFTEGDANLVAMPLFHVGGIGYALFGIRAGVPTIMTREPDAAALIGAVRAGATHAFFVPPVIARFLEAGEAASAAISGLRYIVYGAAPMPLPLLHRALSTWPETHFVQVYGQTELCGAVTALSNADHRDSTRPGLQLSAGKAVLGTEIRVVDPETGDPLPTGEPGEIWVRSNQNMSGYLNRPEATAETVTADDWVRTGDIGRLDADDYVYVEDRLKDMIITGGENVYGPEVESVLVEHPALADAAVIGVPDDFWGESVKAIVVATDEVDAKDIIEFCRRHLAGYKCPRTVDFAPELPRNASGKILKTTLREPHWRDRARGI, from the coding sequence ATGCCACCAGCCGACGCCACGACCGGCACGCTTGCCGGATTCGTCGAGCGGCACGCGCGGCGGCGGCCCGACGGCATAGCGATTCGCTACGGCGACCGGCAGTGGTCCTGGGCCGACTGGGCGTCGCGGATTCGTCGCGCGGCCGGAGCGCTGCGCGCCGCCGGTGTAAAGCGCGGCCAGTGCGTGGCGTTCCTGGACAAGAACCACCCCGCCTGCCTCGAAGTGCTCTTTGCCGCCGCCTCAATCGGCGCCGTGACCACCGTGGTCAATTGGCGCCTGACCGGCGACGAACTCGTCCACGTGCTCGGCGACAGCGGCGCACGGGTGCTTTTCGTCGGCGCCGAGCTGCGTCCGGCGGCCGCCGGGAGGGTACCGGGCCTGGAACGTGTCGTCGTGGTGGGCGACGAGTACGAATCGTTGCTCGCCGCAGCCTCACCCGCGGAGACCGACGCGCAAGTCGACGACAGCGAGACCGCCCTGGTGATTTACAGCTCCGGCACCACCGGACGACCCAAAGGGGTGCTGCTGAGCCAGCGTGCACTCGTCAATCACGCGGCGAACCTGGCACCGGCGTTCCCGTTCACCGAGGGCGACGCGAATCTCGTTGCCATGCCGCTGTTTCACGTAGGCGGAATCGGCTATGCGCTCTTCGGTATCAGGGCCGGGGTGCCGACGATCATGACCCGCGAGCCCGACGCCGCGGCCCTGATCGGGGCGGTGCGGGCCGGTGCGACCCACGCGTTCTTTGTCCCGCCGGTGATCGCCCGGTTCCTGGAGGCCGGTGAGGCGGCGAGCGCCGCGATCTCGGGCTTGCGCTACATCGTGTACGGCGCCGCACCGATGCCGCTGCCCTTGCTGCACCGGGCGCTCTCGACGTGGCCCGAGACGCATTTCGTTCAGGTGTACGGGCAGACGGAACTGTGCGGCGCGGTCACGGCGCTAAGTAACGCCGATCACCGCGATTCGACCCGGCCCGGGTTGCAGCTGTCGGCGGGAAAGGCGGTGCTGGGCACCGAAATCCGGGTCGTTGATCCCGAGACGGGCGACCCGCTGCCCACCGGGGAGCCGGGTGAGATTTGGGTGCGCAGCAACCAGAACATGAGCGGCTACCTGAATCGGCCGGAGGCGACGGCCGAAACGGTCACCGCCGACGATTGGGTGCGCACCGGCGACATCGGGCGCCTCGACGCCGATGACTACGTGTACGTCGAAGACCGGCTCAAGGACATGATCATCACCGGCGGCGAGAACGTGTACGGGCCCGAGGTGGAAAGCGTGCTGGTCGAGCATCCCGCCCTCGCCGACGCCGCGGTCATCGGGGTGCCCGACGACTTTTGGGGCGAATCCGTCAAGGCGATCGTCGTGGCCACCGACGAGGTCGACGCGAAAGACATCATCGAATTCTGCCGCCGCCATCTGGCCGGCTACAAATGCCCGCGAACCGTGGACTTCGCGCCGGAGCTGCCCCGCAATGCGAGCGGAAAGATCCTCAAAACCACGCTGCGCGAACCCCATTGGCGAGACCGGGCGCGAGGAATATGA
- a CDS encoding acyl-CoA dehydrogenase family protein — MTDIAARHDSQTHRRVVARARALQPVLRTHAADGELLRRLPDTVSDALTREGMFRLLTPKRFDGYAFGLRTVLEVGETLGEADGSASWLVSIGSTANWMAARCSAQVQEEIFGTNPDARVAGSSTPTTARRVDGGVRITGRWSYASGAHHADWALVAVAIPAEPEETTLCVVPAAELRLEKSWNTVGMRGTGSDTWVGDDVFVPDHRTIPLAAMAEATWPVPSDEPMYRLPLAPLATVLLMAPLLGLGGAALRFVVDNAPAKALHGTTISRQSESVAVQVQIAEAAMRISTARLHAYDIATTLDVAAWEERTVGYADRAEFRARLGYAAQQIIDALGLLMNVHGAGSFAESNPLQRYWRDANTAARHAGLQPTVGYEVYGKSMLGIEERISATV, encoded by the coding sequence GTGACGGACATCGCCGCGCGACACGACTCCCAGACACATCGGCGCGTCGTCGCCCGCGCTCGCGCGCTGCAACCGGTGCTGCGCACGCACGCCGCGGACGGTGAATTACTTCGCCGGCTGCCCGATACGGTCAGCGACGCGCTCACGCGGGAAGGCATGTTTCGGCTGCTCACACCGAAGCGCTTCGACGGGTATGCCTTTGGTCTGCGGACGGTGCTGGAAGTCGGCGAAACGCTGGGAGAGGCGGACGGATCGGCGTCGTGGCTGGTGTCCATCGGGTCGACCGCGAACTGGATGGCCGCGCGGTGCTCGGCGCAAGTCCAGGAGGAGATCTTCGGCACCAATCCCGACGCGCGGGTGGCCGGATCGAGCACTCCGACAACGGCCCGGCGGGTGGATGGGGGAGTGCGCATCACCGGACGCTGGTCCTACGCGTCGGGAGCCCATCACGCGGACTGGGCCTTGGTGGCCGTCGCGATCCCCGCCGAGCCGGAGGAGACGACGTTGTGCGTCGTGCCGGCGGCCGAGCTACGCCTCGAGAAGTCGTGGAACACGGTCGGGATGCGGGGAACCGGCAGCGACACGTGGGTGGGTGACGACGTTTTCGTTCCCGATCACCGGACGATTCCGCTCGCCGCGATGGCGGAGGCGACGTGGCCGGTGCCCAGTGACGAGCCGATGTACCGGCTGCCCCTGGCGCCCTTGGCGACGGTGCTGCTGATGGCGCCGTTGTTGGGGCTGGGCGGAGCGGCACTGCGCTTCGTGGTTGACAACGCGCCGGCCAAGGCGCTGCACGGCACCACCATTTCCCGGCAGAGCGAATCCGTTGCCGTGCAAGTGCAGATCGCGGAAGCCGCCATGAGAATCAGCACCGCGCGGCTGCACGCGTACGACATCGCCACCACCCTCGACGTCGCCGCCTGGGAAGAACGAACCGTCGGTTATGCTGACCGCGCCGAATTCCGGGCCCGGTTGGGCTATGCCGCACAACAGATTATCGACGCCCTGGGCCTGCTGATGAACGTGCACGGAGCCGGAAGCTTCGCGGAATCAAACCCGCTGCAACGGTATTGGCGTGACGCCAATACCGCCGCACGGCATGCGGGCCTGCAGCCAACCGTCGGCTACGAGGTCTACGGCAAGTCGATGCTGGGGATCGAGGAGCGCATCAGCGCGACGGTGTGA
- a CDS encoding adenylate/guanylate cyclase domain-containing protein — translation MSAIPNTVYARDGDARLAYQVVGDHGPDLLFIPTATFPIDLLWDEPSVAGQLRRLASFSRLITTDLLGVGSSDVVPIHDRPAMQSWTDGLLAVLDAIGSERVSIFAMSESALPAMLLTASHPQRVRSLVLWSAFACFRRLPDYPFGMPEQTLDRYIDEFGNNVGTGAIVDILAPSWADDPAKRRWWARGERLAGGPGYFKAILDLYLRTDIRPVLASIQAPTLVLHRRGDPHVAAGHSRYLAERIPRARLVELDGDDHEWFAGDADRVLNEIESFITGGRTASPTHRVLSTVLFTDIVESTERAASLGDEAWTMALSAHNGVVERYVASARGTVVKFTGDGALATFDGPARAISCACAIRDALQELGLGIRAGLHTGEVEIIDGDVHGIAVHIAARIMALARPGEVLVSGTIPPLVLGSRLTFDNRGSHDLKGVPEPWPILAVRDAHA, via the coding sequence ATGTCGGCGATCCCAAACACGGTCTATGCGCGCGACGGCGATGCTCGTCTGGCGTACCAGGTCGTCGGTGATCACGGCCCGGATCTGCTCTTCATCCCCACCGCGACCTTCCCGATCGACCTCCTCTGGGACGAGCCGAGCGTCGCGGGCCAGCTACGCCGGCTGGCCTCGTTCAGCCGCCTGATCACGACCGATCTCCTCGGGGTCGGCAGTTCTGATGTGGTGCCGATACACGACCGTCCCGCAATGCAGTCCTGGACGGACGGCCTGCTCGCGGTTCTCGATGCCATCGGGAGCGAGCGCGTGTCGATCTTTGCGATGTCGGAATCGGCGCTTCCCGCCATGCTCTTGACCGCCAGCCATCCGCAACGGGTGCGCTCGCTGGTGCTCTGGAGCGCGTTCGCCTGCTTCCGCAGGCTCCCCGACTACCCGTTCGGGATGCCCGAGCAGACTTTGGATCGGTACATCGATGAATTCGGGAACAACGTGGGGACCGGCGCTATCGTCGACATCCTGGCGCCAAGTTGGGCTGACGACCCCGCGAAGCGGCGGTGGTGGGCCCGCGGTGAGCGCCTCGCCGGCGGGCCCGGGTACTTCAAGGCGATCCTCGACTTGTATCTGCGCACCGACATTCGGCCCGTGCTGGCAAGCATCCAGGCGCCGACGCTGGTGTTGCATCGGCGCGGCGACCCTCATGTGGCTGCGGGCCACTCGCGATATCTCGCCGAGCGGATCCCGCGCGCGCGATTGGTCGAGCTCGACGGCGACGACCACGAATGGTTCGCCGGTGACGCCGACCGCGTCCTCAACGAGATCGAATCGTTTATCACCGGCGGACGCACCGCCTCGCCCACACACCGCGTGCTGTCGACCGTGTTGTTCACCGATATCGTCGAATCGACCGAGCGCGCCGCCAGCCTGGGAGACGAAGCCTGGACGATGGCGCTCTCCGCGCACAACGGTGTCGTCGAGCGGTATGTGGCCAGCGCGCGCGGCACAGTCGTCAAGTTCACCGGCGACGGCGCGCTCGCGACGTTCGACGGCCCGGCACGCGCGATCAGCTGCGCATGCGCCATCCGAGATGCCTTGCAAGAGCTCGGCTTAGGCATCCGCGCCGGCCTGCACACCGGAGAGGTGGAGATTATCGACGGCGACGTCCACGGCATCGCGGTACACATCGCCGCGCGCATCATGGCTCTCGCGCGGCCCGGGGAGGTATTGGTTTCGGGCACGATCCCGCCGCTGGTGCTCGGATCACGGCTTACCTTCGACAACCGCGGCAGCCACGACCTGAAGGGCGTGCCCGAGCCGTGGCCGATCCTGGCGGTGCGTGACGCCCACGCTTGA
- a CDS encoding GMC family oxidoreductase, translating into MRTVDETPVSDYIVVGAGSSGSVVARRLLDGGFTVHVIEAGPIDTNPDIHSTHGWPALLHSPQDWAFHTAPQRHANNRSLFWPRGKVLGGSSSMNGLIYIRGHRSDYDGWAAQGCSGWDFDSVLPLFLRSEDHVDGVGVWHGAGGPLSVERITRPHPTSEAFVEAASALGHPVTDDFNGAQMVGVGYNHITSRGGRRASAWQSFVAPVLGHPALRVTTGALVHRVLLGEGRATGVEYSIGQTMHTARAEAEVVLSAGTIGSPQILMRSGIGPAAHLDAVGVPVAVDVPGVGQNLHDHLLLSNMYEAEFPLTDGHHNLLESQLFAASRGWRGVGPDLQPVFLHIVYPAPGYPVPAHGYTIAAGVIRPRSRGTLRLASADPQTAPLCDPNVLSESQDLDALLDCVEMCREIGASQKFKAWRKDEAAPGREARTREDLRRYAFRAVDTYHHQVGTCRMGIDDGAVVTPDLAVRGVAGLRVADASIMPSVTSGNTNAPSIMIGEKAADLLTGPTAP; encoded by the coding sequence TTGCGCACGGTCGACGAAACGCCCGTCAGTGACTACATCGTCGTCGGGGCCGGCTCCTCGGGCAGTGTCGTCGCGCGGCGACTCCTCGACGGCGGCTTCACCGTTCACGTGATCGAAGCCGGACCGATCGACACCAACCCCGACATCCACAGCACGCACGGGTGGCCGGCGTTGCTGCATAGCCCGCAGGACTGGGCGTTTCATACCGCGCCACAACGGCACGCCAACAACCGGTCGTTGTTCTGGCCACGCGGGAAGGTGCTGGGCGGCAGCAGTTCGATGAACGGGCTGATCTACATACGGGGGCATCGCAGCGACTATGACGGCTGGGCGGCGCAGGGGTGCTCCGGTTGGGACTTTGACAGCGTGCTACCGCTGTTCCTGCGTTCCGAGGATCACGTTGACGGCGTGGGTGTTTGGCACGGCGCAGGGGGGCCGCTATCGGTGGAGCGAATCACGCGCCCGCATCCCACATCCGAGGCGTTCGTCGAGGCGGCCAGCGCGCTGGGACACCCAGTGACCGATGACTTCAACGGCGCCCAGATGGTCGGCGTCGGGTACAACCACATCACCAGCCGCGGCGGGCGCCGCGCCAGCGCGTGGCAGAGTTTCGTGGCACCGGTTCTCGGCCACCCCGCGCTGAGGGTGACCACCGGTGCGCTGGTGCACCGGGTCTTGCTGGGCGAAGGCCGCGCCACCGGTGTGGAGTATTCGATCGGTCAGACCATGCATACAGCGCGAGCCGAAGCGGAGGTGGTGCTCAGCGCGGGCACCATCGGCTCGCCCCAAATCTTGATGCGCAGCGGTATCGGCCCCGCCGCGCACCTGGACGCGGTCGGCGTGCCGGTCGCGGTGGACGTTCCAGGGGTGGGGCAAAACCTGCACGACCATCTGCTGCTGAGCAACATGTACGAGGCCGAGTTCCCGCTGACGGACGGCCATCACAACCTGCTCGAGAGCCAACTGTTCGCGGCCAGCCGGGGATGGCGCGGCGTTGGACCGGACCTGCAACCCGTTTTTCTGCACATCGTGTATCCGGCGCCGGGCTATCCGGTCCCCGCGCACGGGTACACGATCGCCGCGGGCGTCATCCGGCCACGGTCGCGGGGCACGCTTCGGCTGGCCTCTGCCGATCCGCAGACCGCACCCCTGTGCGACCCGAACGTCTTGTCCGAAAGCCAGGACCTCGACGCGCTGCTGGACTGCGTGGAGATGTGTCGCGAGATCGGCGCGTCGCAGAAGTTCAAGGCATGGCGCAAGGACGAGGCCGCCCCGGGACGCGAGGCCCGGACGCGAGAAGACCTGCGCCGGTATGCTTTCCGGGCGGTCGACACGTACCACCATCAGGTGGGCACCTGCCGAATGGGCATCGACGACGGCGCCGTCGTCACTCCCGATCTGGCGGTGCGCGGCGTCGCCGGGTTGCGGGTCGCCGACGCCTCGATCATGCCGTCGGTAACGTCCGGGAACACCAACGCACCGTCAATCATGATCGGTGAGAAAGCGGCCGACCTTCTTACCGGGCCTACCGCTCCCTAG